The genomic interval atcaatattttaaataatattattatatgaatTAAATATTATCCATCCTACTTCATACTCCATtagatgtatataaatataaattttttttaataaacaagcaACAAATAGttttcaaaagaaatcaaagatgtACATAAACATAGAATAAACTCAGCAAACAATTGTATTATTACTTTAtggaattcatatttattagttCAAAAAAGTGTATTTTCTCGGGTCTATCATatatgtcataatttttttttttaatgaaaacacatgTAAAACTGTGATGATAGAGCACTAATAAAGAATAGTAACTAAACAATATGAGCAACCACTTTATATGGTTTGATCTCGGTTTATATAGTAGATTTTAGCGTAACGAACACCTAGTGAAGAGACCCATACATCTCTCTCCCATGCATGCAAGCAATACACACAGTGAACCAAAGATAAATTTTTACATGATTGTGATTTTCCAACTGTGAAGCTTCTTTACATTCTCAAAGTCAAttctcataatttatatatccacCACCATTCAAATATAACCAACCTCTCTCAATCTCTTCTTACACCCTCTCTTATCTTATGGATCTCCCTagaaccaccaccaccaccaccaaaccATCTCACCTTACTCGCCTCAATGCCTTCATGGCCAAATCCTTCATCGGTCGGAGATTCAAACTAACCCAACGACAAACAACCTTCACAACCGAGCTCCGTGCCGGCACCACCACCTTTCTTACCATGGCCTACATCCTCGCCATCAACGCTTCAATCCTCTCCGATTCCGGCGCCACCTGCTCCATCTCCGACTGCACTCACCCTTCTCCAACCTGCAAGTTCCCTCCTGTCGACCCAGGCTACTCTTCCTGCATCTCCACCGCTCGCCGTGACCTCATCGTCGCCACCGCCGCCTCCTCCGCCATTGGCTCTTTACTCATGGCTCTCTTCGCCAACCTCCCTCTCGCTCTCGCCCCCGGTATGGGCACCAACGCCTACTTCGCTTACTCCGTAGTCGGCTTCCACGGCTCCGGCAACCTCCCTTACCGCACCGCCCTCGCCGTCATCTTCCTCGAAGGTCTTATCTTTCTTCTAATCTCCGCCATCGGCCTTCGTGGTAAACTCACTTCACTCATACCAAATCCAATCCGCATCTCCTCCTCCGCCGCCATCGGCCTTTTCCTCGCCTTCATCGGCCTTCAACCCAATCAAGGCATAGGTCTCATCGGCTTCTCTCCATCCACAATTTTAGGTCTCGCTGCTTGCCCAGTCTCCGACCGTGCCTCCCTTTCCCCAGTCCTCACCTTCTCCAACGGCACCACCGTTCTCCTCCCCAACTCCACCGTCTCCTCCCCCATCTTCTGTCTCCACCACCGCATGCTCAGCCCCACCTTCTGGCTCGCCGCCGTTGGCTTCCTCATTATCTCCTTATGCCTTATCAAACACATCAAGGGAGCCATCATCTACGGCGTTCTCTTCGTCACTTTCATCTCCTGGTTCCGCAACACCTCAGTCACCACCTTCCCTAACACTCCCTCCGGCGACGATGCTTTTAACTATTTCAAAAAAGTCGTCGACGTTCACAAAATCCAGTCCACCGCCGGCGCTCTCCGTTTCTCAGGCATAACCAAACCATTCTTCTGGGAAgctcttctctcttttctctacGTAGACATTCTTGACACCACCGGCACTTTATACTCCATGGCTAACTTCGCCGGCTTTGTTGCCGATGATGGTAGCTTTGAAGGCCAGTATTTTGCATTCATGTCTGATGCTACTGCAATTATCATCGGCTCTTTACTTGGTACCTCGCCGGTGACTACGTTTCTTGAGTCTTCAACCGGGATTAGAGAAGGTGGGAGGACAGGGTTGACGGCGATGACGGTGGCCGGGTATTTCATGCTGGCTTTCTTCTTCACTCCATTGCTAGCTTCGATACCGCCGTGGGCAGTAGGACCACCGTTGGTGCTCGTCggagtgatgatgatgaagtcAGTGAAGGAGATAGAGTGGGGAGACATGAAGGAAGCTATACCGGCGTTTATGACACTGATTCTGACGCCATTGACGTACTCGATTGCTTATGGACTCATCGCCGGCATCGGAACTTACGTCGTCTTGCATGCATGGGACTGGGCGATCGTCGCATGGCGGTGGTTGGTgatgaagaggaagatgaagaagagggtGGAAAACACTGTTGCTAGCGGAGCCAATAATCATAGTGATAAAACACTTGACATTTGATTTGCTGAAATCTAGTCAAAACTGATAATTATGATAATCTTATTATCAAATGTATTGGATTGAGTTAcatggggaaaaaaaaacacatatatagtaaaaaaaaagttttatctttttttttcttttgttttttctactTTTATATATTGTCAAACACCATCTGTGGATGTACAGTAATTTTAATAGGATTGAACGACTGCGATTGATTCAGTTACAATGCTGAGATTAATTATATGGttcatattaaaatattgtacatctcactttttactgtgcttataaatagtgcGGAGTGTTACTGTTAATAGAACGGTGTGCagccgttggattgaaatccaacggcccATAATCTATGAACGTGGACAGACGATGCAtcctctttttatatatatatatatatatataacaaatatagaCAGACAGTATAAGCACGAGTTCGGATCTCAACACATCTATATACACTCACCAGGGTTGAGCTCATCAGCAGGACAAAAAAGCCCTATATAAAAactctaaaattattttaaatattttaatatgtttaaatGATTAATATGTTAAATGCATTATTGATTTAGACCAAATACCTTATCATCAAAAGTTTATCCAAGTGATAGAAGTAATGTGTATACAAATAATACCCATAGGACAAAATCTACCTTTTATAGAACTCTTACCGTTTATTTTAGATTGATTTAGAGCCAATAATTTCTGGAAAATTTGTGGATTAAAAACCTATGAAAACATTTAGGTTGGAACCATCTTTAtacaagtttaaaaataaatatttatttcataaaccAATCCAAAAACGGACCTATCAAACATTCCTTACTTTGCGGCTTTATGTGAGCTCAATGGGTGGCATTGTGCTGCCTTTTAGTGACCTTTTCTAGTTCATTACATAAGTGGACATGAGGTTTATCTTGTTATTCTATGGTTAGCTTTAATGATGCTAGATTTCTCTCTTctgttttagtttgtttaaGGAATTGCTTTGCCGACCtgtcttaatatatatatatatatatatatttgaaggaAGTGGGTGCAATAGTTTTAgctgattttgatgaaaattcaacaTCTGAGAGGACTTGATGGTCAATTAAAACAACCattatgatgtttttgtttgaatctAATGGCCGACATGGAGCACTAGTAGAACAGTAAGAACCTAACAGTAAATGATTTCAAACCATGCATGAATCTAGCTTAGTTGACAACTAGTTCTATGATTCCACATTCAAAATCCTTGAGGTCCATCATCCCATGAAAAAAAAGTATCACTAAATGACAATCTAATTGGAGGAAGAGAAGATCCTGTCTGCAAGGCTACCCCATTAGagggatatatatgtatatatcctAATAAACAGGGAATGGTTGGATCAATGGTCCCTCTAATTCTCTTTCTCTCAACTTGCAACTCTAATACTCTTTAGACTATCTGTTTTGCCTGTCTAGCATCTAGCATGCCTTGTCTACTCATTACTTCATTCTCTCATGTGTTTGCTTGTGTATGATTACAGAATTAAGTAATGAAATGAATAGCATCATTGATGGACAAACAAATCTAATTCACATGTGAAAAAGTCAACAAAATTCCATTGCTAAATTATGTCCAACAGCACACGTTTTGGAAGTATCAACATATGCAAACAAGCTCACAAGCGCCCACTCAAAAAACATAGACAATAGTAACAACTGAAACATAACAACTGCAAAACAGTAGAATGGTGGAAAGTTTTTAATGCTTGTCTTCTTCATCTTgaagctgctgctgctgctgcttatCACCTTGCCATGCCCAAACAATGTCCTTCAGAGCTGGCCTTATGTCTTGTTTCATTAGCTTCTGATACTCGAGTGTATCGccgtttgttttctttatctcCACAAGATGGAATGCAGGAGTGACCTCGAAGATTTCTGCATCAATGGCCAATACTCCCTTCCTGCCTTCTTTTGATCCTTCGATTTTCAAGACTCCATCATCTTTCTTCTTGACCTTAAGCTTCAGTTTTCTTGCAATATCTTCCAGTTTTGAAATAATGTTCCAAGCTGGTTGTGTAGAAGTAAATCTCACCTCCCTTCGGTTGTCAGTCTGCTCGAATAAACTGGAAAGATCAAACCCTGCAGAGAGAGCGATGATGTCGAAAGCATTCAAGTTTGTCAGTTTCGCCATCTCTTGCTTCACTTCTGTCTTACCAGTGTCAGACGAACTAAGAACAGAATCAATATCCACTGGCACCAGTTCTGTCGTTGCCATTCCGTTCTGCATTAGTTTGTCATCAAGTCCTTTTTTGAACCAAGGATTCTGCATAATTCTCGCAATTGTGATCCTTGTATTAGGATTCGGATCAAGTATCCTTAGTAACAATCTCCTAACATCACTAGGAAACCAATTAGGACACTGGAATTCTGCCTTTCCGATCTTTTTATACATCTCCATCAAATTGGGATCTTGGAAAGGGAGATAACCAGCCAAGAGGACAAACAAGATCACTCCGCATGACCAGATATCAGCTTTCGCTCCATCATATCCTTTTCTATTTATCACCTCAGGAGCAACATATGCGGGAGTTCCACAGGTAGTATGAAGCAGTCCATCTTGCTTTTTCGACTCGGCAAGAGCACTCAAACCAAAATCAGACACCTTCAGATTCTCGATCGTCATCCAGAAGAAGGTTCTCTGGTTTCAAATCACGATGATACACACCTCTGCTATGGCAGAAATCACGGCACTAATCAGCTGCTGAAAATATTTCCTCACAAGCTCCTGCCGGAGTTTTCCCCCTTCAAAAACCTTGTTGAACAATTCACCACCTTTGACATACTCCATGACAAAATATATCTTAGTTTTGCTTGCCATGACTTCATAAAGCTGAACAACATAAGGGTGTCTCACCAAACTCATTACCGAAATCTCTCGCTTTATCTGATCCATGAGACCAACCTTCAAAACTTTTTCTTTGTCAATCACCTTTATAGCAACATTCTGAGAGGTTTTCAGATTCCTGCCATGGAAAACTTTGGCGAAAGTTCCTTGACCTAATAGTTTTCCCAATTCATATCTTTGCATCAAAACAGAACTTCCTTTGTTCTCTGTCCCCATTTacgatatgtatatatatctcaaacaaCAATCAATATATATTGCAAACAATCCACAAATGCGGGATAGTAGGGAGGTCGATCTCAACCGTCGTCACCAATGTCGTGATCTAGCACGACAGGCTTCTTTAAATTCTGAGCTCCATTCAGTTTTTGTGCATGAAGCACCGAGTCTCCAATCTCATCAAGGATAAATAAGGGCAGCTCAAATGGAGCTACGAACAGATAAACCTCACGCGATAAATTCTCCGCAAGCACACACATCTTTCAGCATTCCCTGGTTTTTTTGGTTCTTCCAATTCTTTTCCCTGCAACTTTAATCCAAAATCAACTTGAGATTGTATATATTAGCAAAAGATAGTATATTAGTAACATCTACAACaagataaataacaaaaagCAGTATGAGATTTGCATCATAACACACTTCCTGAACCCAAATCCTCTACAcaacaatataaatatgaaagccattaaattaaattgtggacatactcataatattaaaagAGGAAGTGAATCTAAAAGATACAACTTTAGCTTAAAAAAATTAGCAGGAATGAAAGACGAGCAGGTTGAAATGGAATCAGTAACTAAGAAAACATACAAATGAAATACCCAGAACCACATCATCAAAAACCAAACCAATTTAAACTAAAACCATATGATGGACACACAGGAGTTCCTAATTCAATAATTGCGAGATATAATTCACATTAGAAAAATCAAGATATTATGAGGAAATCAGCCACTTTCTAACATCCACATTACCATGAAGCAAAACAGTAACAGAGagtatataaatacataaatgagTGGAAAATCCCAATCTTTcgaaatgaaaatttaacaaaagatCCATAATAGCACAcacaaaaaacacacacataacCATCAGGGcatactaaaacaagaaaaggaaCATCCTTTTCAACATCTCACACAttcaaaatcaatttttatctattaaacttaaaaaaacaagaacaaaaaggCCATTCAATTTGTGAGAGGTTAGATCTTTTCACCTTTCCACGCGAGGAAGACGAATAAAAAACCCCCCAAAATCAACCCTCCGGTCGATCAAGAGGTATGAGATCGAAGAAAGAAGAGATTTTTAGAACAATTGAAATCGAAATCGAAGCCTTCTTCTCAAAACCCACTCTTTTTTACTCTCAGGCGATGCTTTCGGGATTCTCAGACATTCtcgtctttatatatatatacacatacatcgCTGTTATCAAACCCTTGTTCAAGACCTGAAATTACAATAAAGCCCTCTAACATTAGCAAAATTACGTCTTAATAAAGAAAGGACCCTGGAACGATTGGATTCCAGTGAGCTGTAGttcaatttatttatcaatttttaaatataataatagaaagaaaataaaatgaaatattttgtttacatataattaaaatttccaaataCACAAAGTTAAGCTGAAAATAAAACGcaagtcatttttttttctaatattttatttaatttaaatttccaaatcctcctatgaaaGCTGCTCATGcatttcttctccaaagataatatactataataataataataataataataataataataatatgaatgtttaaaattatataactcAAATTACAAAGGTGACAAGGTGTTATCAAAAGAATATGCAAGTATAAATTATAATAGTTACAGTAGCTTAATggttttttataaatgaatttttCTGTCATGTAATTTTGGAACGGAGGAAATATTATTCTTTCTACATGAGACTCGcattaaaatcaacaaataatactGATAAATAATACTATATCAGAACAATACTATAAAACAAGGTTTCGAACCCTCACTCCTTTGTGAACTTTGTGATGGTTTACTACTAAATTACTTGTTTCTCaacttaaattatatataactcaaGTAATAGTGATATTTGTATTTCCATCTcaacaaatcaatttttttcccaCAAGGTATTGTCATCTTAGGATATGAAAGAAAAAGTGTATTGAACCTAAGAAAAATGTCGTGAATCCCGATTCTACGAGAATTTTTATGAAAGTGTTCCATCTGCTTCTTTTTCATGaaagtttctttcttttttttctgtcGTTAAGGTGGAGAACTGAAtaaaaaattctctttttttcatcaTCAATTGAATGCACTGGAGTATAAATGTATACCATGCACCCGAATACccatataataatattcatttattacCAAAAATACAAACGTTTCTTCCCCCAAGATAGAAGTAAGTAAACAGGAATTAATTCTAACTCCCACAGGGTGAAAACAGTAAAAGGTTCAAGGAAATCATTTTGGGTTGAGAAAAAGaatttaatatgtatatatacaattagaaagtataatttgcataaaaaccCATTTTGCGAAACGGTGGGCTGAGGGCAATCGCGTCcgaatgataattaatttatatatataattcaaaagtataatttattagcataaaaaactcattttttttgcGGAACGGTGGGCCGAGGGCAATTGcgtccaaataataataataataataataataattaaattcaagGAGGTTTTCGAAATATCATGAGAACTGAGGGCAATTGCCGTAGCGGGGGAGGCTTGATGCTCTCGCCATTGACGTCACGTGATTCCCCCAATATTTAACCAACACGTGTGCCCAATCACGTGATAAATACCACAAATACCCGTCAACGTTTGACAGACTTGCTTACTAACAAGTCAtgtttggtattatttttttttgaaatgttccTAAAATTTACCCTCGAACTTGCGTTAAATGGCTGATTTGTTAAGTTTTAGCTTGCATGAAGTCCGAGGGCATTTAAGTCATTTTAAATGAAATCGATGGATCAGCTGTTCGTTTGTGGATCAACGGTTGTGATCAAGATGGGACccacattgaattttttttttctttttctaattattcaccagtttttatttataataattttttaaaaaaatatttctgcCTATTTTAGTGGTACCAATGAAAGCCAATATAAGAtccacaatatttttatttttttatttattcatttatttttgtttggtgaAAATTCACATGATGTGGttggggatatatatatatatatatatatgctaggAAATAGGCATAATtaacttttgaaaatattaaagaagaaaaagtaatttgaaatttaaattaatcGAAAATAagattcataatattttttttttatttatttatttttgtttggtgaGATGATTCGCATGTTGTGGTTGGaggtctatatatatttatgttaggAAATAGATATAACcaacttttgaaaatattaaataagaaaaagtaatttaaaatataaattaatagaaaataagattcataatatttttatttatttatttatttattgtttggtGAGACCGTGAGAAGATTCGCATGTTGTGgttgggtttatatatatatatatatatatatatgctaggAAATAGGCATACTCAAACTTTTGAAAAtactaaaaaggaaaaaagaaatttgaaatttaaattaaaagaataatccCCAACCACATACTACATCTAATTTTGGTGCAACAAGATACCAAATGCACAACTCCAACTTTTGTTTAAAACATACATATTGATTGATCCATTGATTGGCAATGGCATGGTTGCTTTTGTATATGACACTTGTATAATTTGGTGCCAAGTTTACTC from Dioscorea cayenensis subsp. rotundata cultivar TDr96_F1 chromosome 7, TDr96_F1_v2_PseudoChromosome.rev07_lg8_w22 25.fasta, whole genome shotgun sequence carries:
- the LOC120264610 gene encoding adenine/guanine permease AZG1-like, whose product is MDLPRTTTTTTKPSHLTRLNAFMAKSFIGRRFKLTQRQTTFTTELRAGTTTFLTMAYILAINASILSDSGATCSISDCTHPSPTCKFPPVDPGYSSCISTARRDLIVATAASSAIGSLLMALFANLPLALAPGMGTNAYFAYSVVGFHGSGNLPYRTALAVIFLEGLIFLLISAIGLRGKLTSLIPNPIRISSSAAIGLFLAFIGLQPNQGIGLIGFSPSTILGLAACPVSDRASLSPVLTFSNGTTVLLPNSTVSSPIFCLHHRMLSPTFWLAAVGFLIISLCLIKHIKGAIIYGVLFVTFISWFRNTSVTTFPNTPSGDDAFNYFKKVVDVHKIQSTAGALRFSGITKPFFWEALLSFLYVDILDTTGTLYSMANFAGFVADDGSFEGQYFAFMSDATAIIIGSLLGTSPVTTFLESSTGIREGGRTGLTAMTVAGYFMLAFFFTPLLASIPPWAVGPPLVLVGVMMMKSVKEIEWGDMKEAIPAFMTLILTPLTYSIAYGLIAGIGTYVVLHAWDWAIVAWRWLVMKRKMKKRVENTVASGANNHSDKTLDI